A single Manduca sexta isolate Smith_Timp_Sample1 chromosome 11, JHU_Msex_v1.0, whole genome shotgun sequence DNA region contains:
- the LOC115441862 gene encoding uncharacterized protein LOC115441862 isoform X5, translating to MFKTHLEMIGRNETPSKKARFWQSFVRSLKGSEDIRAEERYRPTRRSVFPELLSTYPYSKSIYDDPIAAAERITVPGYRYLPVHREIYGYSPRPIYAHNYPRSLDWYRPIYHVPRRVRRGVDPFDAHKAWQDHLDRLAAIDRLYPSRYGLYLKDRAYPITDLSAPIIDPLQPKSLKGIEYEPDNKPHWGTAAAF from the exons atgtttaaaactcATTTAGAAATGATTGGCAGAAATGAGACGCCATCAAAGAAAGCCAGATTTTGGCAATCCTTTGTGCGTTCTCTAAAAG GATCGGAAGACATCAGAGCAGAGGAGAGGTACAGGCCCACACGCCGCAGCGTGTTCCCCGAACTCCTGTCCACCTACCCCTACTCCAAGTCTATCTACGACGATCCCATCGCCGCCGCCGAGAGGATCACCGTCCCCGGCTACCGTTACCTGCCAGTCCACCGCGAGATCTACGGATACTCCCCACGCCCCATCTATGCCCACAACTACCCTCGCTCTCTCGATTGGTACAGGCCAA TTTACCACGTACCGAGACGCGTGCGACGAGGCGTCGACCCCTTCGATGCCCACAAGGCGTGGCAAGACCATCTCGACAGGCTGGCCGCCATTGACCGTCTGTACCCCTCTCGTTACGGTCTCTACCTGAAGGACCGGGCATACCCCATCACCGACCTTAGCGCTCCCATCATCGACCCTCTGCAGCCCAAGAGTCTTAAAGGCATCGAATATGAGCCTGACAACAAGCCCCACTGGGGAACAG